The region CAAAATGATCTTCAATTGCGCGCTTGCTGGAATGGGTTACCAGCACGATTTCGTTGATACCGGCGGCGAGCGCTTCCTCAACCACGTACTGAATCACCGGCTTGTCTACGACGGTGACCATTTCTTTGGGAATAGCTTTGCTTGCGGGTAAGAAACGAGTACCAAGACCTGCGACGGGGAGAACGGCTTTAGTAACCTTCACGGAAACTCCATGTAGTAGAAATCGATGTCAGTAGTCCATGCATGCCATAAGCCTGCGGGGGTGCAAGCCAGCCATGAAAGGGACGCCAACCTGCCTGTTGTGTGGAACGTTTTTCAGCAGGTAAGTTCCGTCAAGAACCAAATTGTAATCAAGCGAACGCGCCGTCTGAAGCGCGAGACACCCCGGCCGCGGAGCCGCCTGTGAAGACCGTCCAAAACAAGCTCAGCTCACGGACCGGCGCTTCGGACAAAACGTCAAATTACGTCAGTCATGTGTTAACGACCTGCCGAGAATATCCTCGTAAACCTCCAAGGTATTACGATAGGTTACATCCCAACTGAAACGGCTGGCCTGTTCCTGGCCCTTCCGGCTCAGCTCGCCCCAATGAACAGGATCCAGGACTCTCTCCACCGCCCACCGGATATCTTCCACCTCACCCGTATCGAGTAACAAAGCTGCTTCCCCAGCTACTTCTGGGATAGATGAGCTCCTGACAGCGATAACAGGGCATCCTGCACGCATCGCTTCAAGGACGGGAATACCGAACCCTTCATAGAGCGACGGATACACCAGAGCCAGAGACCGGTTGTATTCGAGATTCAGAGCTTCATTGCTTAAAAATCCGGCATGCCGATAACGGCCTGGCAACGTCCGTTCCAGGAACTCTACTTCATCACGGGTGAAAGCTCCCCCCCCGACGCAAAGGAGTTCCAAATCGCGCAGAGGCGAAATCGCAGCGGCTACCGCGGAAAAATTCTTGTACCCGCCGCGTGCGCCAACGAACAGTAA is a window of Pseudomonas sp. gcc21 DNA encoding:
- a CDS encoding glycosyltransferase family 1 protein; amino-acid sequence: MILYDGVIYKLQQSGGVSVLFNELIQRLPPESYRVECEDLKYPWQRYMAFPVKAPYDIFHSTYYRVPSRKHGAVVATVHDFTYERYVKGPRRWVHTLQKLRSVASADRIICVSESTKRDLLEFFGHQYEARIVVVHNGVSENYFPVAGTPRCAQLLFVGARGGYKNFSAVAAAISPLRDLELLCVGGGAFTRDEVEFLERTLPGRYRHAGFLSNEALNLEYNRSLALVYPSLYEGFGIPVLEAMRAGCPVIAVRSSSIPEVAGEAALLLDTGEVEDIRWAVERVLDPVHWGELSRKGQEQASRFSWDVTYRNTLEVYEDILGRSLTHD